In Halorhabdus rudnickae, the following proteins share a genomic window:
- a CDS encoding phosphoglycolate phosphatase, translated as MTENAAPPLVTDIDGTLTDDDMILDPRVGEALREWSSSVVLATGKVLPFPIALCNYLGLDRNVIAENGGLSFVETAEGIERHGDREAAQAVADEYVAAGYDLGWGPADLVNRWRETEVALAHDVPIDPLREIAAEHGLEVVDTTYAYHVKSPDMSKGAALESVAPSLGYEPGDFIAVGDSENDVSTFERAGTAIAVANADAAAIDAADHVTDQSFADGFLEALDRVVAGQF; from the coding sequence ATGACCGAGAATGCGGCTCCCCCGCTGGTGACCGACATCGACGGTACGCTGACGGACGACGACATGATCCTCGATCCGCGCGTGGGTGAAGCGCTCCGGGAGTGGTCGTCATCGGTCGTCCTCGCGACGGGGAAGGTCCTTCCGTTCCCGATCGCGCTGTGTAACTACCTCGGACTGGATCGCAACGTCATCGCCGAGAACGGCGGTCTCTCTTTCGTCGAGACGGCCGAAGGGATCGAACGCCACGGCGACCGGGAGGCCGCCCAGGCCGTCGCCGACGAGTACGTCGCGGCGGGCTACGACCTCGGGTGGGGGCCGGCGGATCTGGTCAACCGCTGGCGCGAGACCGAGGTCGCGCTGGCCCATGACGTCCCGATCGACCCCCTCAGAGAGATCGCTGCCGAACACGGCCTGGAAGTCGTCGACACGACCTACGCCTACCACGTCAAGTCCCCCGACATGAGCAAGGGGGCCGCCCTGGAGTCTGTCGCCCCGTCGCTTGGCTACGAACCGGGGGACTTCATTGCCGTCGGGGATTCCGAAAACGACGTCTCGACCTTCGAGCGTGCCGGCACGGCGATCGCCGTCGCCAACGCGGACGCCGCAGCGATCGATGCGGCCGACCACGTCACTGACCAGTCCTTCGCCGACGGTTTCCTCGAGGCCCTCGATCGCGTCGTGGCTGGACAATTCTGA
- a CDS encoding J domain-containing protein, with the protein MQRSRLLSGLAGAFAAMTATLAVAGALYNPAILAPAALFGVVTYFLWMHASGRLAARIYRRVEQRAAANGNRSTGRGPRRADRHDGSSRRWAERGRGRRARRERARRTNGGRRPRPDGSSIARREARNVLGVGPDAGQERIKEAYRERVKDVHPDSAEGDSEAFKRVQDAYETLRE; encoded by the coding sequence GTGCAACGGTCGCGACTGCTGTCCGGGCTGGCCGGAGCCTTCGCCGCGATGACGGCCACGCTAGCCGTCGCTGGAGCGCTGTACAATCCTGCGATTCTCGCCCCGGCGGCGCTGTTCGGCGTCGTGACGTATTTCCTGTGGATGCACGCCAGCGGTCGACTGGCTGCCCGGATCTATCGTCGCGTCGAGCAGCGGGCCGCGGCCAACGGTAACCGATCGACGGGCCGAGGTCCCAGAAGGGCGGACCGACACGATGGGTCTTCCCGGCGGTGGGCGGAACGTGGTCGTGGACGCCGGGCACGGCGTGAGCGAGCGCGACGGACCAACGGCGGTCGACGGCCCCGCCCGGACGGGAGTTCGATCGCCCGACGGGAGGCTCGCAATGTACTCGGCGTGGGGCCGGACGCCGGTCAGGAGCGGATCAAAGAAGCGTACCGCGAGCGCGTCAAGGACGTCCACCCTGATTCCGCGGAGGGTGACAGCGAGGCGTTCAAACGCGTCCAGGATGCCTACGAGACCCTTCGGGAGTGA